A window of the Motilibacter aurantiacus genome harbors these coding sequences:
- a CDS encoding DUF881 domain-containing protein translates to MVLAEEREAAARPLRSVLPASPTTELLSGLLLEGSETAYAAAARRREAAGAAGATGTGGGRTALLLVVGLALTGAVLGVAAAQERERAPVDSAGRAALVAETDERLAAVDRLQSDVRVLRTRVEAARRGALSAAGGAQLARRVEELEQRAGAAPVSGPGVLVTVDDPERPSGEAAVDGSERVQDSDLQLVVNALWAAGAESVTVNGHRLTSLSAIRSAGAAILVDYVALTPPYAISAIGDPGRLADRFDAGDGGALLRDLAEAFRIRWGLEREPELEHPAASSLSLRYASVADGPLSAASSGASG, encoded by the coding sequence ATGGTGCTGGCCGAGGAACGCGAGGCGGCGGCCCGGCCGCTGCGTTCCGTCCTGCCGGCCAGCCCCACCACCGAGCTGCTGAGCGGCCTGCTGCTCGAGGGCAGCGAGACCGCGTACGCCGCGGCCGCGCGGCGGCGCGAAGCCGCGGGCGCCGCCGGGGCGACAGGCACGGGTGGCGGCCGCACCGCGCTGCTCCTGGTCGTCGGGCTGGCCCTCACCGGGGCTGTGCTGGGCGTGGCAGCGGCTCAGGAGCGCGAGCGCGCGCCCGTCGACTCGGCCGGCCGCGCCGCTCTGGTCGCCGAGACCGACGAGCGGCTGGCCGCGGTCGACCGGCTGCAGTCCGACGTCCGCGTCCTGCGCACCAGGGTCGAGGCCGCGCGCAGGGGAGCGCTGAGCGCCGCAGGTGGGGCGCAGCTCGCTCGCCGGGTCGAGGAGCTCGAGCAGCGAGCCGGCGCCGCGCCGGTCAGCGGGCCGGGCGTGCTCGTGACCGTCGACGACCCGGAGCGCCCGTCGGGCGAGGCGGCCGTCGACGGCAGCGAGCGGGTGCAGGACAGCGACCTGCAGTTGGTCGTCAACGCGCTGTGGGCCGCGGGAGCCGAGTCGGTGACGGTCAACGGGCACCGGCTCACGTCGCTGAGCGCCATCCGGTCGGCCGGCGCGGCGATCCTCGTCGACTACGTCGCGCTCACCCCGCCGTACGCCATCTCCGCCATCGGCGACCCGGGCCGGCTCGCCGACCGCTTCGACGCGGGGGACGGCGGCGCGCTGCTGCGCGACCTCGCGGAGGCGTTCCGTATTCGCTGGGGCCTGGAGCGCGAGCCCGAGCTCGAGCACCCCGCGGCGTCGTCCCTGTCGCTGCGGTACGCGTCGGTCGCGGACGGCCCGTTGTCCGCCGCTTCGTCAGGAGCCTCCGGGTGA
- a CDS encoding sugar phosphate nucleotidyltransferase, producing the protein MRAVVMAGGEGTRLRPMTASMPKPLLPVVNRPIMEHVLRLLRKHGFDETVVTVQFLAALVRNYFGDGEDLGMNLHYATEETPLGTAGSVRNAYHLLHDDTFVVISGDALTDIDLTALVKAHRDRDALVTVCLKRVSNPLEFGITIVDEESRVQRFLEKPTWGQVFSDTANTGIYVMEPEVLDLVAEGEQVDWSGDVFPKLMEKGAPIFGYVADGYWEDVGTHESYLKAQADVLSRRVDADIDGFEVSPGVWVAEGADVDPDAVLSGPVYIGDYAKVEGGAELRENTVLGSNVVVKSGAFLHRAVVHDNVFIGPQTSLRACVVGKNTDVMRAARVEEGAIVGDECVIEEEAIVQSGVKVYPFKTIEAGAVVNQSVIFESRGQRSLFGPRGVSGILNVEITPELAVRLASAWATTLRKGSTVVTARDHSRGARTIKRAVIAALNSSALNVEDLEAVPLPVARLRVAEGGVGGVFVRTTPGVPESIDIVLMDGSGADITQAAERKLERVFSRQEYRRAFPGEIGDLQFPSRVTEQYVVALLNRIDTRGVAEADLKVVLDTGGGTAALVLPPLLGRLGVDVLTLGNRLDETYPTETAEGRSAALQRLGELVASSGAAFGVRFDTVGERISLADETGRVIDDDRGLLVVLDLVAAERNRGVVALPVTTTRVTEQVARFHHVRIRWTGTSAADLAAAARDPELILGSDGRGGFVVPESSGMVDGIAAFVNLLGLVARTQLKLSEIDARIPDAHIARRSLATPWAAKGSVMRTVFDAAGDRLVDTTDGIRVVEHDGCWAMVLPDPAEPVTHLWAEGPTAEAAEQLLDAWTRVVERVQG; encoded by the coding sequence GTGAGGGCAGTCGTGATGGCCGGCGGCGAGGGCACCCGGCTGCGCCCCATGACGGCGAGCATGCCCAAGCCGCTGCTCCCGGTCGTCAACCGCCCGATCATGGAGCACGTGCTGCGCCTGCTGCGCAAGCACGGCTTCGACGAGACCGTCGTCACCGTCCAGTTCCTCGCCGCGCTCGTGCGCAACTACTTCGGGGACGGCGAGGACCTCGGGATGAACCTGCACTACGCCACCGAGGAGACCCCCCTCGGCACGGCCGGCAGCGTGCGCAACGCCTACCACCTGCTGCACGACGACACCTTCGTCGTCATCAGCGGCGACGCGCTGACCGACATCGACCTCACGGCCCTCGTGAAGGCCCACCGCGACCGCGACGCGCTGGTGACGGTCTGCCTCAAGCGCGTCAGCAACCCGCTGGAGTTCGGGATCACGATCGTCGACGAGGAGTCCCGCGTCCAGCGTTTCCTCGAGAAGCCCACGTGGGGGCAGGTGTTCTCCGACACCGCGAACACCGGCATCTACGTGATGGAGCCGGAGGTCCTCGACCTGGTCGCGGAGGGCGAGCAGGTCGACTGGTCCGGGGACGTCTTCCCCAAGCTCATGGAGAAGGGCGCACCGATCTTCGGGTACGTCGCCGACGGCTACTGGGAGGACGTGGGCACCCACGAGAGCTACCTCAAGGCGCAGGCCGACGTCCTGTCGCGGCGGGTCGACGCGGACATCGACGGCTTCGAGGTGTCGCCCGGGGTGTGGGTGGCCGAGGGCGCGGACGTCGACCCGGACGCCGTGCTCAGCGGGCCGGTCTACATCGGGGACTACGCCAAGGTCGAGGGCGGCGCCGAGCTGCGCGAGAACACCGTCCTCGGCAGCAACGTCGTCGTGAAGAGCGGGGCGTTCCTGCACCGCGCGGTGGTGCACGACAACGTCTTCATCGGCCCGCAGACCAGCCTGCGGGCGTGCGTCGTCGGCAAGAACACCGACGTGATGCGGGCGGCGCGCGTCGAGGAGGGCGCGATCGTCGGTGACGAGTGCGTCATCGAGGAGGAGGCCATCGTCCAGTCGGGCGTCAAGGTCTACCCGTTCAAGACCATCGAGGCCGGCGCCGTCGTCAACCAGAGCGTCATCTTCGAGTCCCGCGGGCAGCGCAGCCTCTTCGGCCCCCGCGGCGTGAGCGGCATCCTCAACGTCGAGATCACCCCCGAGCTCGCCGTCCGCCTCGCGAGCGCCTGGGCGACCACCCTGCGCAAGGGGTCGACGGTCGTGACGGCGCGCGACCACAGCCGGGGCGCCCGGACGATCAAGCGCGCGGTGATCGCCGCCCTGAACTCCAGCGCCCTCAACGTCGAGGACCTCGAGGCCGTGCCGCTGCCGGTGGCGCGGCTGCGGGTCGCCGAGGGGGGCGTCGGCGGCGTCTTCGTCCGCACCACTCCCGGCGTGCCGGAGAGCATCGACATCGTCCTCATGGACGGCAGCGGGGCCGACATCACCCAGGCTGCCGAGCGCAAGCTCGAGCGCGTCTTCAGCCGGCAGGAGTACCGCCGCGCGTTTCCGGGTGAGATCGGCGACCTGCAGTTCCCCAGCCGGGTCACCGAGCAGTACGTCGTGGCCCTGCTCAACCGCATCGACACCCGCGGCGTGGCCGAGGCTGACCTCAAGGTGGTGCTCGACACGGGCGGAGGCACGGCGGCCCTCGTCCTGCCGCCGCTGCTGGGGCGCCTCGGCGTCGACGTGCTGACCCTCGGCAACCGGCTCGACGAGACGTACCCGACCGAGACCGCGGAGGGGCGCTCGGCCGCCCTGCAGCGCCTCGGCGAGCTCGTGGCCTCCTCGGGCGCCGCGTTCGGGGTCCGCTTCGACACGGTGGGGGAGCGGATCTCGCTCGCCGACGAGACCGGACGTGTCATCGACGACGACCGCGGGCTGCTCGTCGTGCTCGACCTCGTCGCCGCCGAGCGAAACCGCGGGGTCGTCGCGCTCCCGGTCACCACGACGCGGGTGACCGAGCAGGTGGCCCGCTTCCACCACGTACGGATCCGCTGGACCGGGACCTCGGCCGCGGACCTGGCGGCTGCCGCCCGTGACCCCGAGCTGATCCTCGGCTCCGATGGCCGCGGCGGCTTCGTGGTGCCGGAGTCGAGTGGGATGGTCGACGGGATCGCGGCCTTCGTCAACCTCCTCGGCCTCGTGGCGAGGACCCAGCTCAAGCTCTCCGAGATCGACGCCCGCATCCCGGACGCGCACATCGCCCGGCGCTCGCTCGCCACCCCGTGGGCCGCCAAGGGGTCGGTGATGCGCACGGTGTTCGACGCGGCCGGCGACCGCCTGGTGGACACCACCGACGGCATCCGGGTGGTCGAGCACGACGGCTGTTGGGCGATGGTCCTGCCCGACCCCGCCGAGCCCGTGACGCACCTGTGGGCCGAGGGCCCGACGGCCGAGGCCGCCGAGCAGCTGCTCGACGCCTGGACGCGGGTCGTCGAGCGCGTCCAGGGCTGA
- a CDS encoding CDP-alcohol phosphatidyltransferase family protein encodes MPDGAEPAQTDRVLTVPNLLSVARLLGVPVFLWLILAEHDGWALVVLAVSGVSDWLDGKLARALGQTSRLGAMLDPSADRLYILATLVGLTLRDVIPVWLAVALIARDLFTSALLLVLRRHGHGVLAVHFLGKAATANLLYAFPLLLLGDGDGRIATTANIFGWAFACWGVVLYWWAAVLYALQVRAAVRSPAAAGQAAPATGPARQQEGRARR; translated from the coding sequence GTGCCGGACGGTGCAGAGCCCGCGCAGACCGACCGCGTCCTGACCGTCCCCAACCTGCTCAGCGTCGCCCGTCTGCTCGGCGTGCCGGTCTTCCTCTGGCTGATCCTCGCCGAGCACGACGGGTGGGCGCTGGTCGTGCTCGCCGTCAGCGGGGTCAGCGACTGGCTCGACGGCAAGCTGGCCCGGGCGCTCGGCCAGACCAGCCGGCTAGGGGCGATGCTCGACCCCTCGGCCGACCGGCTCTACATCCTCGCCACCCTCGTCGGGCTCACCCTGCGCGACGTCATCCCGGTCTGGCTCGCGGTGGCGCTCATCGCGCGCGACCTCTTCACGAGCGCGCTGCTGCTCGTGCTGCGCAGGCACGGCCACGGGGTGCTCGCGGTCCACTTCCTGGGCAAGGCCGCGACCGCGAACCTGCTCTACGCGTTCCCGCTGTTGCTGCTCGGTGACGGAGACGGCAGGATCGCGACGACGGCGAACATCTTCGGCTGGGCGTTCGCCTGCTGGGGCGTGGTCCTCTACTGGTGGGCCGCCGTCCTCTACGCCCTGCAGGTCCGCGCCGCGGTGCGCTCGCCGGCTGCGGCCGGGCAGGCGGCTCCGGCGACCGGCCCGGCCCGGCAGCAGGAAGGGAGGGCGCGGCGGTGA
- a CDS encoding methyltransferase domain-containing protein has product MSPTTLSAIDLALATPHTGMPADVIPLQYHTNMLTDPHRMDSFAAAIAAVVKPGMRVLDLGAGTGVLSFFAARQGGVVTAVEREPGVLAAARAALGANIGDAVTLVHGDARTYVPSGPVDVVLCEMMHVGQLREKQIEVIGGFKERYAAAGLGPMPRFLPEACVQAAQPVQQDFTYHGYTVAAPYFQDPFTPQPRSIGLAEPQVWQSFLYDGRIPAVCAADLAFTVEQPGRLNAVRMVTKNLLAIEPSTGSSIDWLMNYLVVPLPRPLDVRAGQVVRVRFSYLPGDEIPALMGSVEATLES; this is encoded by the coding sequence TTGTCCCCCACGACGCTCTCCGCCATCGACCTCGCCCTGGCCACGCCGCACACCGGGATGCCCGCCGACGTCATCCCGCTGCAGTACCACACCAACATGCTCACGGACCCGCACCGGATGGACTCGTTCGCGGCGGCGATCGCGGCGGTCGTGAAGCCCGGGATGCGCGTGCTCGACCTCGGTGCCGGCACCGGCGTCCTCTCCTTCTTCGCCGCCCGTCAGGGCGGGGTCGTGACCGCGGTCGAGCGGGAGCCCGGCGTGCTCGCCGCGGCCCGTGCGGCGCTCGGCGCGAACATCGGCGACGCCGTCACCCTCGTGCACGGCGACGCCCGGACGTACGTCCCCAGCGGGCCGGTCGACGTGGTGCTCTGCGAGATGATGCACGTGGGGCAGCTGCGCGAGAAGCAGATCGAGGTCATCGGCGGGTTCAAGGAGCGGTACGCCGCGGCCGGCCTCGGCCCCATGCCGCGGTTCCTGCCCGAGGCCTGCGTCCAAGCGGCGCAGCCGGTGCAGCAGGACTTCACGTACCACGGCTACACCGTGGCGGCGCCGTACTTCCAGGACCCGTTCACCCCGCAGCCGCGCTCGATCGGGCTCGCCGAGCCGCAGGTGTGGCAGTCCTTCCTGTACGACGGGCGCATCCCCGCCGTGTGCGCCGCCGACCTCGCCTTCACCGTCGAGCAGCCGGGCCGGCTGAACGCCGTCCGGATGGTCACGAAGAACCTGCTGGCCATCGAGCCCTCCACCGGCTCGTCGATCGACTGGCTGATGAACTACCTCGTCGTGCCGCTCCCGCGGCCGCTCGACGTGCGGGCCGGCCAGGTCGTGCGGGTGCGCTTCTCCTACCTGCCCGGCGACGAGATCCCGGCCCTGATGGGCAGCGTGGAGGCGACGCTGGAGAGCTGA
- a CDS encoding CG0192-related protein, translating to MALIHQAELRPTKLELLADWLPAQRWYAGSGAPARVGAYRFDDPDGEVGIETFLVRAGDGPVLQVPLTYRAAPLEGAQDRLVGTIDHSVLGQRWVYDGCHDPVYVAALAAAIRTGSGEAVEYVAAGGRLEARASLASVRGSGAPSLSAEPGRIESVDDGDPTLVRCERLELAVVRAVAAGDGRPGGAVLTGSWDGQAVPVLLAYALS from the coding sequence ATGGCGCTGATCCACCAGGCGGAGCTCCGCCCCACCAAGCTCGAGCTGCTCGCCGACTGGCTGCCGGCGCAGCGCTGGTACGCCGGCTCCGGCGCCCCGGCACGGGTCGGGGCGTACCGCTTCGACGACCCCGACGGAGAGGTCGGGATCGAGACGTTCCTCGTGCGGGCCGGCGACGGGCCGGTCCTGCAGGTGCCGCTGACCTATCGGGCAGCTCCCCTGGAGGGGGCCCAGGACCGGCTCGTCGGGACGATCGACCACTCGGTGCTCGGCCAGCGGTGGGTCTACGACGGCTGCCACGACCCGGTGTACGTCGCGGCGCTCGCCGCCGCCATCAGGACCGGGAGCGGCGAGGCCGTCGAGTACGTCGCGGCGGGCGGGCGGCTGGAGGCGCGGGCGTCGCTGGCGTCGGTGCGCGGCAGCGGCGCGCCGAGCCTGTCGGCCGAGCCCGGGCGGATCGAGTCCGTCGACGACGGCGACCCGACGCTCGTGCGGTGCGAGCGGCTGGAGCTGGCCGTCGTCCGGGCGGTCGCGGCCGGCGATGGGCGACCGGGCGGCGCGGTGCTCACCGGCAGCTGGGACGGCCAGGCTGTGCCGGTGCTGCTGGCGTACGCCCTGTCCTGA
- a CDS encoding zinc-dependent alcohol dehydrogenase, translating to MKALTWQGVNKLSVETVPDPRIQNTHDVVLRVIRSAACGSDLHLLGGYIPAMEKGDVLGHEFLGEVVEVGSSVQKHKVGDRVVVSSFIACGKCWYCSKQLYSLCDNGNTNPGLTEFLWGSNPGGCFGYSHAMGGNAGSHAEYIRVPYADVGAFAVPDGVSDEAAVFASDAGPTGWMGADLGGVQPGDVVAVWGAGAVGQVSAQAAALLGASKVVVIDGYPERLQMARTYAGAETLDYTAVDVDAALRELTGGRGPDVAIEAVGMEAHSTGPQFPYDQAKQQLRLQTDRPTAVRQAIYSTRKGGSVFVLGVFAGVVDKFPLGAAMNKGLTIRGAQMHGQRYIPMLLDRIEKGELRTAQFGTHVMPLSKAPKGYQQFKDKKDGCVRPVFLPGG from the coding sequence GTGAAGGCACTCACTTGGCAGGGCGTCAACAAGCTCTCGGTCGAGACCGTCCCGGACCCCCGCATCCAGAACACCCACGACGTCGTCCTGCGGGTCATCCGGTCGGCCGCCTGTGGCTCGGACCTGCACCTGCTCGGCGGCTACATCCCGGCCATGGAGAAGGGCGACGTCCTCGGCCACGAGTTCCTCGGCGAGGTCGTCGAGGTCGGCTCGTCGGTGCAGAAGCACAAGGTCGGGGACCGCGTCGTCGTCAGCTCCTTCATCGCCTGCGGCAAGTGCTGGTACTGCAGCAAACAGCTCTACTCGCTCTGCGACAACGGGAACACCAACCCCGGCCTCACCGAGTTCCTGTGGGGCTCGAACCCGGGCGGCTGCTTCGGCTACTCGCACGCGATGGGGGGCAACGCCGGCAGCCACGCGGAGTACATCCGCGTTCCCTACGCAGACGTCGGCGCCTTCGCGGTGCCCGACGGGGTCTCCGACGAGGCCGCGGTCTTCGCCTCGGACGCCGGGCCCACCGGCTGGATGGGGGCGGACCTCGGCGGGGTCCAGCCCGGTGACGTCGTCGCGGTCTGGGGGGCGGGCGCGGTGGGGCAGGTCTCCGCACAGGCCGCCGCCCTGCTCGGCGCCTCGAAGGTCGTCGTCATCGACGGGTACCCCGAGCGGCTGCAGATGGCCCGGACGTACGCGGGTGCCGAGACGCTGGACTACACGGCGGTGGACGTCGACGCGGCGCTGCGTGAGCTCACCGGCGGGCGCGGTCCCGACGTCGCGATCGAGGCGGTCGGCATGGAGGCCCACAGCACGGGGCCGCAGTTCCCGTACGACCAGGCCAAGCAGCAGCTGCGGCTGCAGACCGACCGGCCCACCGCGGTCCGGCAGGCGATCTACTCCACGCGCAAGGGCGGCAGTGTCTTCGTGCTGGGCGTCTTCGCCGGGGTGGTCGACAAGTTCCCGTTGGGCGCGGCCATGAACAAGGGCCTGACGATCCGCGGCGCGCAGATGCACGGGCAGCGCTACATCCCGATGCTGCTGGACCGGATCGAGAAGGGCGAGCTGCGGACCGCGCAGTTCGGCACCCACGTCATGCCGCTGTCGAAGGCGCCGAAGGGCTACCAGCAGTTCAAGGACAAGAAGGACGGGTGCGTGCGCCCGGTCTTCCTGCCCGGGGGGTGA
- a CDS encoding PP2C family protein-serine/threonine phosphatase, whose amino-acid sequence MSSDERREPIGPQLLQRLLESGRMATPDQVGPIVAAALEPVGARDVAVLLTDYSQRRLLPLPPAEPRPREIDASDAGEAFRLMRPCVRPLQGRQRVCLPLLDGVERLGALELTLPDDVPLDASRMLLLVSFASAVAELVTTKGQYGDSLARAARDRPMSLAAEVQWQALPPLTFATDGVVVAGSVEPSYQVGGDSFDYAADGRRVRFAVLDAMGHGLQASLLSTTAVAAYRNARRGPQPGLPDVVRHMDAAVREAFPGGQYVTAVVADLDLGSGRLDWVLAGHPAPLVLHHGRVERSLEVEPHPPLGLLHLDGADELRVGTTALAPGDCVLAYTDGVVEGRDPDGRFFGVERLVAALTESAAAGLPVPETLRQVMLRVLAHQAGRVQDDATQLLVEWRSGRERQLSPV is encoded by the coding sequence ATGTCGAGCGACGAACGCCGGGAGCCGATCGGCCCGCAGCTCCTGCAGCGGCTCCTCGAGTCCGGCCGGATGGCCACGCCGGACCAGGTCGGGCCCATCGTGGCCGCTGCCCTGGAGCCGGTGGGGGCACGTGACGTGGCGGTCCTGCTCACGGACTACTCCCAGCGCCGTCTGCTGCCGTTGCCGCCCGCGGAGCCCCGGCCCCGTGAGATCGACGCCTCGGACGCGGGCGAGGCGTTCCGCCTCATGCGGCCCTGCGTCCGGCCCCTGCAGGGGCGGCAGCGGGTCTGCCTTCCCCTGCTCGACGGGGTCGAGCGGCTCGGCGCTCTGGAGCTGACGCTGCCGGACGACGTCCCGCTCGACGCCTCTCGCATGCTGCTGCTCGTCTCGTTCGCGTCGGCGGTGGCCGAGCTGGTCACGACGAAGGGGCAGTACGGCGACTCGCTGGCCCGGGCGGCCCGCGACCGGCCGATGTCCCTCGCCGCGGAGGTCCAGTGGCAGGCCCTGCCCCCCCTCACCTTCGCCACGGACGGCGTCGTCGTCGCGGGGTCGGTCGAGCCGAGCTACCAGGTGGGCGGGGACTCGTTCGACTACGCCGCGGACGGGCGCCGCGTGCGTTTCGCCGTCCTCGACGCCATGGGCCACGGGCTGCAGGCGAGCCTGCTGTCCACGACGGCGGTCGCCGCCTACCGCAACGCCCGGCGCGGGCCGCAGCCCGGCCTTCCCGACGTGGTCCGGCACATGGACGCGGCCGTCCGCGAGGCGTTCCCGGGCGGCCAGTACGTCACGGCGGTCGTCGCCGACCTCGACCTCGGCTCGGGGCGGCTCGACTGGGTGCTCGCGGGGCACCCGGCCCCGCTGGTGCTCCACCACGGCCGGGTCGAGCGGTCGCTGGAGGTCGAGCCCCACCCTCCGCTGGGGCTGCTGCACCTCGACGGGGCCGACGAGCTGCGCGTCGGCACGACGGCGCTGGCGCCGGGCGACTGCGTGCTCGCCTACACCGACGGGGTGGTCGAGGGCCGCGACCCGGATGGCCGCTTCTTCGGGGTCGAGCGCCTGGTCGCGGCGCTGACCGAGTCCGCCGCCGCCGGCCTTCCGGTCCCGGAGACGCTGCGACAGGTGATGCTCCGCGTGCTCGCCCACCAGGCCGGGCGCGTGCAGGACGACGCGACGCAGCTGCTCGTCGAGTGGCGGTCGGGCCGGGAGCGACAGCTCTCGCCCGTCTGA